From the genome of Eucalyptus grandis isolate ANBG69807.140 chromosome 2, ASM1654582v1, whole genome shotgun sequence, one region includes:
- the LOC104433367 gene encoding LOW QUALITY PROTEIN: protein BIG GRAIN 1-like E (The sequence of the model RefSeq protein was modified relative to this genomic sequence to represent the inferred CDS: inserted 2 bases in 1 codon; deleted 1 base in 1 codon), with translation MATSITPYPDADRTISRKSLHRRNDSGELDVFEAARYFSGYNDVVSAYDATTSEQKAAMARDQERQANSRGGRMSLDVPMKHHHHHHQHHQVVAHQHFHLIPSENKQTKEKNKITKPRQPSSPGGRLASFLNSLFSQSSSKKKKSSSKSSSSTVDXKDEDESPGWRRRRRSSISHFRSSSAVADSKSVYSTLSSGSKTPPAYVLNTPTKSYKEFRSYSDHKQVAFPKNNRNNEHLKVPNLGNDVVSGNKRSNDLIGLDEKFKLIEPSSEKKKKSFGHNGFEKHASESTAVKRFKEEEEDDGAESDSSSDLFELQNYDLGVYCSSGLPVYETTCIESIKRGSTTATTVSGAAF, from the exons ATGGCCACGTCCATCACTCCATATCCAGATGCCGACAGGACGATCAGCCGGAAGTCGCTCCACCGGAGGAATGACTCTGGTGAGCTCGATGTGTTTGAGGCTGCCCGGTACTTCTCCGGTTACAACGACGTCGTTTCTGCCTACGATGCCACTACCTCGGAGCAGAAGGCGGCAATGGCGAGAGATCAAGAAAGGCAAGCCAATTctagaggaggaagaatgaGCTTAGACGTGCCAATGAAacatcaccaccatcatcatcaacatcacCAAGTCGTCGCTCATCAACACTTTCATCTCATCCCAAGCGAGAACAAGCAAacgaaagagaagaacaagatcACCAAACCACGGCAACCGAGCTCGCCCGGGGGGCGACTCGCAAGCTTCTTGAACTCCCTCTTCAGCcagtcctcttcgaagaagaagaaatcatcgtcGAAGTCTTCCTCGAGCACAGTCGA GAAGGATGAAGACGAGAGCCCAGGGTGGAGGCGGCGAAGGCGGAGCAGCATCAGCCATTTCAGGAGTTCGAGCGCCGTGGCAGATTCGAAGTCGGTGTATTCCACTTTGAGCTCTGGGTCCAAAACTCCTCCAGCATACGTACTAAACACTCCCACTAAGTCTTACAAGGAATTTAGAAGCTACTCTGATCACAAGCAAGTGGCGTTTCCAAAGAACAACCGCAACAACGAGCACTTGAAAGTGCCAAACTTGGGAAACGACGTTGTCTCAGGAAACAAGAGAAGCAACGACCTGA TTGGCTTAGACGAGAAGTTTAAGCTGATAGAACCAAGctcggagaagaagaagaagagttttggCCATAATGGTTTTGAGAAACATGCATCAGAGAGCACAGCCGTGAAGAgattcaaagaagaagaagaggacgatGGCGCAGAGAGCGACTCAAGCTCCGATCTGTTTGAGTTGCAGAATTATGACCTCGGCGTTTACTGCTCGAGTGGGTTGCCGGTATACGAGACCACTTGTATTGAAAGCATCAAGAGAGGatcaacaacagcaacaacagTTTCTGGTGCTGCATTTTGA
- the LOC104433365 gene encoding nucleolar protein 14 isoform X2 — MAKKSGPAGADSGSRTTKKKSKGKSRPDAVAMKAKAPKPNPFETIWSRRKFDILGKKRKGEERRVGLARSRAIEKRKNTLLKEYEQGGKASVFVDKRIGEDKEGMEEFEKAILRSQREYKLKLNKKSKYNLSDGEEDDDHYEAGEFMGRDDFEDEMLPDDDDNGGGAETAGSYDKSSILKQLSTHGVNSLETNVEGEENHKSKKEVMEEIIFKSKLFKAQKAKDKEENEQLMEELDKNFSSLVQSEALLSLTEPGKMSALKALVNQSVPKEPLKITKLSATEKAETFAQDKPDTYDKLVKEMSLDIRARPSDRTKTPEEIAQEERERLEQLEEERKKRMLAADDNSDEDDEDDEDDEDDEKPSAKKVRSLSGDDLGDSFSLDDETQTKKGWVDEILEREAAANSEDEDEDSSEELESSEDDDGSDDHKDDHDKTYVLNDWEQSDDERLDADLEEEGEGEEEEEEEEEEEDEEEVRIDAGENSKEQVGRVDNKTMKNVSVHENKKKVVNSEGTSILPFLIEAPTSLEEFNVLLENRSNSDIVLLITRIRGSNAIALAAENRKKMQVFYGVLLQYFAISASKKPLNFQLLNMLVKPLIEMSTEIPYFAAICARQRILRTRTQFCEVIKNSEISSWPSLKTLFLLRLWSLIFPCSDFRHVVMTPAVLLICEYLMRCPILLGRDVALGSFLCSMLLSVTKQSQKFCPEAIMFLKTLLSAATDRKIGPNQNSQFGNLIEFRVQRPLLCIREGTSEFSPLNFLKIVDMPEESPFFSSDNFRASVLASVIETLSGFANIYGKLSSFPEIFMPISTLLLEVAQQQNLPNELRNKFEDVAQVIKRKADEHQTLRQPLQLRKHKPVPIKQLNPKFEENFVKGRDYDPDRERAERRKLKKLIKQEAKGAVRELRKDNYFLFEVKERDKALLEQERSEKYGRAKAFLQEQEHAFKSGQLGKGKKRRK; from the exons ATGGCGAAGAAATCTGGGCCCGCCGGCGCCGATTCCGGCAGCAggacgacgaagaagaagagcaagggCAAGTCGCGCCCCGACGCGGTCGCCATGAAGGCGAAAGCCCCGAAGCCCAATCCTTTCGAGACCATTTGGTCCCGCCGCAAGTTCGACATCCTCGGCAAGAAGCGCAAGGGCGAGGAGCGCcgcgtcggcctcgcccgctCCCGCGCCATCGAAAAG AGAAAGAATACGCTGTTGAAGGAGTACGAGCAGGGCGGCAAGGCCTCGGTTTTTGTGGATAAGCGGATTGGGGAGGATAAGGAAGGGATGGAGGAGTTCGAGAAAGCTATTTTGAGGTCTCAGCGGGAGTACAAG TTGAAACTGAATAAAAAGAGCAAGTACAATTTATCtgacggagaagaagatgatgatcacTATGAAGCTGGTGAATTTATGGGAAGGGACGATTTTGAGGATGAAATGTTGCCGGACGATGATGATAATGGTGGTGGTGCCGAAACAGCTGGATCTTACG ATAAGTCATCTATCTTGAAACAACTCTCTACTCATGGTGTGAATTCACTTGAAACAAATGTAGAAGGCGAAGAAAAT cacaaaagcaaaaaagaagttATGGAGGAGATTATATTTAAGAGCAAGTTGTTCAAG GCtcaaaaagcaaaagataaGGAAGAGAACGAGCAATTAATGGAAGAACTGGACAAAAACTTCTCTTCCTTAGTGCAGTCTGAAGCTTTACTTTCTTTGACTGAGCCTGGCAAGATGAGTGCATTAAAGGCACTTGTCAACCAGAGTGTCCCGAAAGAGCCTCTGAAGATTACTAAATTATCTGCCACAGAGAAAGCGGAGACTTTTGCACAG GACAAGCCTGATACTTATGACAAACTTGTAAAGGAAATGTCCTTAGATATTCGAGCTCGGCCATCTGACCGAACAAAGACACCAGAAGAGATTGCCCAGGAAGAAAGAGAACGACTTGAGCAACTTGAG GAAGAACGTAAGAAAAGGATGCTTGCCGCTGATGATAATAgtgatgaggatgatgaagatgatgaagatgatgaagatgatgagaaaCCATCTGCTAAGAAGGTTAGATCCTTATCAGGCGATGACCTTGGTGATTCCTTCTCACTAGATGACGAAACCCAGACTAAGAAGGGTTGGGTTgatgagattcttgaaagagaGGCTGCTGCTAACtctgaggatgaagatgaggattcTTCTGAGGAGTTAGAGAGTtctgaagatgatgatggatcTGATGATCACAAAGATGATCATGACAAAACATATGTTCTCAATGACTGGGAGCAAAGTGATGATGAAAGACTTGATGCCGATctggaagaagaaggagaaggagaagaagaggaagaggaagaagaagaagaagaagatgaagaagaagttcGCATTGATGCTGGTGAGAATAGTAAAGAACAAGTCGGGCGtgtagacaataaaacaatgaagaATGTGTCTGTGcatgaaaataagaagaaagttGTGAATTCTGAAGGGACAAGCATCCTTCCCTTTTTGATCGAAGCACCAACAAGCTTGGAAGAATTTAATGTTTTGTTGGAGAATCGTTCCAATTCCGATATTGTTCTATTAATTACTCGAATTCGGGGTAGCAATGCAATAGCTCTTGCTgcagaaaatcgaaaaaagaTGCAG GTGTTTTATGGCGTACTACTGCAGTATTTTGCCATCTCAGCAAGTAAAAAGCCATTGAACTTTCAGTTGTTAAATATGTTGGTCAAGCCATTAATAGAAATGAGCACAGAGATTCCATACTTCGCAGCAATTTGTGCTCGTCAAAGAATCCTACGAACTCGGACACAGTTCTGTGAGGTCATTAAGAACTCAG AGATCAGCAGTTGGCCATCTCTGAAGACATTGTTCCTTTTGCGGCTATGGTCGCTGATATTTCCATGCTCCGACTTTCGTCATGTTGTCATGACCCCAGCTGTCTTGTTAATATGTGAATATCTAATGCGTTGCCCCATTCTTTTGGGTCGGGATGTTGCTCTAGGGTCTTTTCTATGTTCTATGCTTCTCTCG GTAACTAAACAATCTCAGAAGTTTTGTCCAGAGGCCATCATGTTTTTAAAAACTTTGCTTTCTGCAGCGACGGACAGGAAAATAGGACCTAACCAAAATTCTCAG TTTGGCAATCTGATCGAATTTAGAGTGCAAAGGCCTCTACTGTGTATTCGTGAAGGCACAAGTGAATTCAGCCCTTTGAATTTCCTGAAAATAGTTGACATGCCTGAGGAATCCCCTTTTTTCAGCTCCGATAATTTCAG GGCTAGCGTATTGGCATCTGTGATTGAGACCCTTAGCGGTTTTGCCAATATATATGGGAAATTGAGTTCGTTCCCTGAAATATTCATGCCAATTTCAACTTTGTTACTGGAAGTGGCACAGCAACAAAACTTACCAAATGAGCTGCGAAATAAATTTGAGGATGTTGCTCAAGTTATCAAGAGAAAAGCTGATGAACATCAGACGCTCCGGCAACCACTTCAACTGCGGAAGCATAAGCCAGTGCCTATCAAGCAACTTAATCCTAAATTTGAGGAGAA CTTTGTTAAGGGAAGAGATTATGATCCAGATCGTGAGCGTGCTGAAAGGAGAAAGTTGAAGAAACTTATTAAGCAGGAAGCCAAAGGGGCGGTTCGTGAACTTCGTAAGGACaattatttcttatttgagGTGAAGGAAAGAGATAAGGCATTGCTGGAACAAGAAAGATCGGAGAAATACGGAAGAGCTAAAGCTTTCCTGCAAGAGCAGGAGCATGCTTTTAAATCGGGACAGCTTGGAAAAGgcaagaagaggaggaaatgA
- the LOC104435590 gene encoding LOW QUALITY PROTEIN: receptor-like protein kinase FERONIA (The sequence of the model RefSeq protein was modified relative to this genomic sequence to represent the inferred CDS: inserted 1 base in 1 codon) yields the protein MYTDCKNRHASILLLYFMLFLLLKTNSVVLVRADKPPYVPTEKVTLNCDPSAGDIPSGVKRKSLSFAIKANRDASQDPGTPYPETSACIFPTSVTHPFFVSPGHKFIRLHFYPAXHQGLDIFDALFSVSVGPYTLLQTSQSSYSSNPSDIEYVIQEFSVEVDFHVLNITFTPSPNHSNAYAFVNKIEVMSMPQNLYIRDVRLPLIGNPSQFYAYNHKALKTMYRVNIGGQPIPPEHDTGMLRFWSGDEDYLMLRGASTAIHPSKVKISYSPGVPAYTAPVKVYSTARTLIPLGDTTQGNMSWSFLVSSGFCYLVRFHFCEITRGIAQNGRVFQVYINNATAEDHADIMKWSSMPGRPVYRDYIINSSSSRDAPETGMKYLEITIRSNVSRSFYNQGIVNGLEIFKLPGSTGNFGGLYPFGFSTSRSSLQNNWTSFRIFLLVICGIPALISLCFCIVYIPPGWFSFFSQYRNKSLKPCGPHWENVISLTKIKSATNNFSDAVLIGTGGFGKVYKGWLDGEASAVAIKRADSSSHQGLHEFQTEISLLSKLRHRHLVSLIGHCFEKKEMILIYNLMARGTLREHLYNTKNPPLPWKKRLKICVGAARGLHYLHTGSKQIVIHRDVKSSNILLDKRWEAKVSDFGLSKLGPDAMNQCDMHVSTKVKGSIGYLDPEYYRCLKLTAKSGVYSFGVVLFEVLCAKPAIVPANGNEDGPQSLAEWALKCYHSGMLDQIVDPYLQGKIDPGCFKTFTDVAVKCRAETGRERPSMGDALWNLELALQQQSRADGEKLCGPANKILAGDSSILAAHQLYNSDKNIGAEFSEIIHPSAR from the exons ATGTACACGGATTGCAAAAACAGACATGCCTCTATTCTTTTGCTATATTTTATGCTGTTCTTGTTGCTAAAAACAAACTCTGTAGTCCTTGTACGAGCAGATAAACCTCCTTACGTGCCAACCGAGAAGGTAACACTGAACTGCGACCCTTCAGCAGGAGATATCCCTTCTGGCGTCAAGAGAAAAAGTCTCAGCTTTGCAATTAAAGCCAACAGAGATGCCTCCCAGGATCCCGGTACCCCATATCCCGAGACATCTGCTTGTATTTTCCCCACTTCAGTTACCCACCCATTTTTCGTCTCTCCTGGCCACAAGTTCATTCGACTTCATTTCTATCCAG CCCATCAAGGTTTAGACATATTCGACGCGTTGTTCTCTGTCAGTGTAGGGCCATACACATTGTTGCAAACCTCCCAATCCTCCTATTCGAGTAATCCTTCAGATATTGAGTATGTGATTCAAGAATTCAGTGTGGAGGTGGATTTCCACGTCCTGAACATAACATTTACCCCCTCGCCCAATCATTCAAATGCCTATGCCTTCGTGAACAAGATTGAGGTCATGTCAATGCCTCAAAACCTGTACATCCGAGATGTTCGACTTCCACTGATAGGAAATCCATCTCAATTCTACGCCTACAATCATAAAGCGCTCAAAACAATGTACAGGGTAAACATAGGCGGGCAACCGATCCCCCCTGAACATGACACTGGCATGTTGCGTTTTTGGTCAGGAGATGAGGATTACCTTATGCTTCGTGGAGCCTCCACGGCTATTCACCCATCCAAGGTCAAAATAAGTTACAGCCCAGGGGTGCCTGCTTACACTGCACCAGTGAAGGTCTACTCCACAGCTAGAACATTGATTCCCCTCGGTGATACCACTCAAGGTAATATGAGCTGGTCATTCCTTGTAAGTTCTGGGTTCTGCTACCTCGTCAGGTTTCACTTCTGTGAGATCACAAGAGGAATCGCTCAAAATGGAAGGGTTTTCCAAGTCTATATTAATAATGCAACTGCAGAAGATCATGCAGATATCATGAAGTGGAGCAGTATGCCAGGACGGCCCGTTTATAGAGACTATATTATCAATTCTTCTTCATCGAGGGATGCACCAGAAACGGGAATGAAGTATCTGGAGATCACAATACGTAGTAATGTGTCGCGTAGCTTTTACAATCAGGGAATCGTGAATGGGctggaaattttcaaattgccAGGCTCTACTGGTAATTTTGGAGGCCTCTATCCATTTGGTTTCAGTACTTCTAGGAGCTCGCTTCAGAACAATTGGACATCTTTCCGGATTTTCCTGCTTGTTATATGTGGGATCCCAGCACTGATTTCTCTGTGTTTCTGTATAGTTTACATACCCCCGGGGTGGTTTAGCTTTTTCTCCCAATACCGAAATAAAAGCCTCAAGCCCTGCGGGCCACACTGGGAGAATGTCATCTCACTGACAAAGATCAAGTCGGCAACCAACAACTTCTCCGATGCTGTTCTCATTGGAACTGGCGGATTTGGGAAGGTCTATAAGGGATGGTTAGATGGAGAAGCCAGTGCAGTTGCTATAAAGCGTGCAGATTCCTCTTCGCACCAGGGTTTGCATGAGTTTCAAACCGAAATCTCCTTGCTATCAAAGCTTCGCCATCGGCACCTCGTCTCTCTCATTGGGCACTGCTttgagaagaaagagatgataCTCATCTATAACTTAATGGCTCGAGGGACCTTGCGAGAACATCTGTACAATACCAAAAATCCTCCACTTCCATGGAAGAAAAGACTCAAAATTTGCGTTGGCGCAGCACGCGGATTGCACTACCTTCACACAGGTTCTAAGCAGATTGTCATCCACCGTGATGTAAAGAGCAGCAACATACTGTTGGACAAGAGATGGGAGGCTAAGGTATCCGACTTTGGATTATCTAAACTTGGGCCTGATGCGATGAACCAATGCGACATGCATGTTAGCACCAAAGTAAAAGGAAGCATCGGATATCTTGACCCTGAATATTATCGGTGCCTAAAACTTACAGCTAAGTCTGGTGTGTACTCATTCGGAGTGGTGTTGTTTGAAGTTCTCTGCGCCAAACCTGCAATAGTACCTGCAAATGGGAATGAGGATGGACCGCAGAGTCTGGCTGAATGGGCCTTAAAATGTTATCATTCAGGCATGCTTGATCAGATCGTTGATCCATATCTACAAGGAAAGATCGACCCTGGATGCTTCAAGACATTCACTGATGTAGCAGTGAAGTGTCGGGCAGAAACGGGAAGAGAGAGACCGTCAATGGGAGATGCTTTATGGAATCTAGAGCTAGCGTTGCAGCAGCAGAGCAGGGCGGATGGAGAAAAGCTATGTGGTCCAGCAAATAAGATATTGGCCGGCGATTCGTCAATATTAGCTGCTCATCAATTATATAACTCCGATAAGAATATTGGCGcagaattttctgaaattatccATCCATCTGCTCGATGA
- the LOC104433365 gene encoding nucleolar protein 14 isoform X1 — MAKKSGPAGADSGSRTTKKKSKGKSRPDAVAMKAKAPKPNPFETIWSRRKFDILGKKRKGEERRVGLARSRAIEKRKNTLLKEYEQGGKASVFVDKRIGEDKEGMEEFEKAILRSQREYKLKLNKKSKYNLSDGEEDDDHYEAGEFMGRDDFEDEMLPDDDDNGGGAETAGSYDKSSILKQLSTHGVNSLETNVEGEENKHKSKKEVMEEIIFKSKLFKAQKAKDKEENEQLMEELDKNFSSLVQSEALLSLTEPGKMSALKALVNQSVPKEPLKITKLSATEKAETFAQDKPDTYDKLVKEMSLDIRARPSDRTKTPEEIAQEERERLEQLEEERKKRMLAADDNSDEDDEDDEDDEDDEKPSAKKVRSLSGDDLGDSFSLDDETQTKKGWVDEILEREAAANSEDEDEDSSEELESSEDDDGSDDHKDDHDKTYVLNDWEQSDDERLDADLEEEGEGEEEEEEEEEEEDEEEVRIDAGENSKEQVGRVDNKTMKNVSVHENKKKVVNSEGTSILPFLIEAPTSLEEFNVLLENRSNSDIVLLITRIRGSNAIALAAENRKKMQVFYGVLLQYFAISASKKPLNFQLLNMLVKPLIEMSTEIPYFAAICARQRILRTRTQFCEVIKNSEISSWPSLKTLFLLRLWSLIFPCSDFRHVVMTPAVLLICEYLMRCPILLGRDVALGSFLCSMLLSVTKQSQKFCPEAIMFLKTLLSAATDRKIGPNQNSQFGNLIEFRVQRPLLCIREGTSEFSPLNFLKIVDMPEESPFFSSDNFRASVLASVIETLSGFANIYGKLSSFPEIFMPISTLLLEVAQQQNLPNELRNKFEDVAQVIKRKADEHQTLRQPLQLRKHKPVPIKQLNPKFEENFVKGRDYDPDRERAERRKLKKLIKQEAKGAVRELRKDNYFLFEVKERDKALLEQERSEKYGRAKAFLQEQEHAFKSGQLGKGKKRRK, encoded by the exons ATGGCGAAGAAATCTGGGCCCGCCGGCGCCGATTCCGGCAGCAggacgacgaagaagaagagcaagggCAAGTCGCGCCCCGACGCGGTCGCCATGAAGGCGAAAGCCCCGAAGCCCAATCCTTTCGAGACCATTTGGTCCCGCCGCAAGTTCGACATCCTCGGCAAGAAGCGCAAGGGCGAGGAGCGCcgcgtcggcctcgcccgctCCCGCGCCATCGAAAAG AGAAAGAATACGCTGTTGAAGGAGTACGAGCAGGGCGGCAAGGCCTCGGTTTTTGTGGATAAGCGGATTGGGGAGGATAAGGAAGGGATGGAGGAGTTCGAGAAAGCTATTTTGAGGTCTCAGCGGGAGTACAAG TTGAAACTGAATAAAAAGAGCAAGTACAATTTATCtgacggagaagaagatgatgatcacTATGAAGCTGGTGAATTTATGGGAAGGGACGATTTTGAGGATGAAATGTTGCCGGACGATGATGATAATGGTGGTGGTGCCGAAACAGCTGGATCTTACG ATAAGTCATCTATCTTGAAACAACTCTCTACTCATGGTGTGAATTCACTTGAAACAAATGTAGAAGGCGAAGAAAAT aagcacaaaagcaaaaaagaagttATGGAGGAGATTATATTTAAGAGCAAGTTGTTCAAG GCtcaaaaagcaaaagataaGGAAGAGAACGAGCAATTAATGGAAGAACTGGACAAAAACTTCTCTTCCTTAGTGCAGTCTGAAGCTTTACTTTCTTTGACTGAGCCTGGCAAGATGAGTGCATTAAAGGCACTTGTCAACCAGAGTGTCCCGAAAGAGCCTCTGAAGATTACTAAATTATCTGCCACAGAGAAAGCGGAGACTTTTGCACAG GACAAGCCTGATACTTATGACAAACTTGTAAAGGAAATGTCCTTAGATATTCGAGCTCGGCCATCTGACCGAACAAAGACACCAGAAGAGATTGCCCAGGAAGAAAGAGAACGACTTGAGCAACTTGAG GAAGAACGTAAGAAAAGGATGCTTGCCGCTGATGATAATAgtgatgaggatgatgaagatgatgaagatgatgaagatgatgagaaaCCATCTGCTAAGAAGGTTAGATCCTTATCAGGCGATGACCTTGGTGATTCCTTCTCACTAGATGACGAAACCCAGACTAAGAAGGGTTGGGTTgatgagattcttgaaagagaGGCTGCTGCTAACtctgaggatgaagatgaggattcTTCTGAGGAGTTAGAGAGTtctgaagatgatgatggatcTGATGATCACAAAGATGATCATGACAAAACATATGTTCTCAATGACTGGGAGCAAAGTGATGATGAAAGACTTGATGCCGATctggaagaagaaggagaaggagaagaagaggaagaggaagaagaagaagaagaagatgaagaagaagttcGCATTGATGCTGGTGAGAATAGTAAAGAACAAGTCGGGCGtgtagacaataaaacaatgaagaATGTGTCTGTGcatgaaaataagaagaaagttGTGAATTCTGAAGGGACAAGCATCCTTCCCTTTTTGATCGAAGCACCAACAAGCTTGGAAGAATTTAATGTTTTGTTGGAGAATCGTTCCAATTCCGATATTGTTCTATTAATTACTCGAATTCGGGGTAGCAATGCAATAGCTCTTGCTgcagaaaatcgaaaaaagaTGCAG GTGTTTTATGGCGTACTACTGCAGTATTTTGCCATCTCAGCAAGTAAAAAGCCATTGAACTTTCAGTTGTTAAATATGTTGGTCAAGCCATTAATAGAAATGAGCACAGAGATTCCATACTTCGCAGCAATTTGTGCTCGTCAAAGAATCCTACGAACTCGGACACAGTTCTGTGAGGTCATTAAGAACTCAG AGATCAGCAGTTGGCCATCTCTGAAGACATTGTTCCTTTTGCGGCTATGGTCGCTGATATTTCCATGCTCCGACTTTCGTCATGTTGTCATGACCCCAGCTGTCTTGTTAATATGTGAATATCTAATGCGTTGCCCCATTCTTTTGGGTCGGGATGTTGCTCTAGGGTCTTTTCTATGTTCTATGCTTCTCTCG GTAACTAAACAATCTCAGAAGTTTTGTCCAGAGGCCATCATGTTTTTAAAAACTTTGCTTTCTGCAGCGACGGACAGGAAAATAGGACCTAACCAAAATTCTCAG TTTGGCAATCTGATCGAATTTAGAGTGCAAAGGCCTCTACTGTGTATTCGTGAAGGCACAAGTGAATTCAGCCCTTTGAATTTCCTGAAAATAGTTGACATGCCTGAGGAATCCCCTTTTTTCAGCTCCGATAATTTCAG GGCTAGCGTATTGGCATCTGTGATTGAGACCCTTAGCGGTTTTGCCAATATATATGGGAAATTGAGTTCGTTCCCTGAAATATTCATGCCAATTTCAACTTTGTTACTGGAAGTGGCACAGCAACAAAACTTACCAAATGAGCTGCGAAATAAATTTGAGGATGTTGCTCAAGTTATCAAGAGAAAAGCTGATGAACATCAGACGCTCCGGCAACCACTTCAACTGCGGAAGCATAAGCCAGTGCCTATCAAGCAACTTAATCCTAAATTTGAGGAGAA CTTTGTTAAGGGAAGAGATTATGATCCAGATCGTGAGCGTGCTGAAAGGAGAAAGTTGAAGAAACTTATTAAGCAGGAAGCCAAAGGGGCGGTTCGTGAACTTCGTAAGGACaattatttcttatttgagGTGAAGGAAAGAGATAAGGCATTGCTGGAACAAGAAAGATCGGAGAAATACGGAAGAGCTAAAGCTTTCCTGCAAGAGCAGGAGCATGCTTTTAAATCGGGACAGCTTGGAAAAGgcaagaagaggaggaaatgA